DNA from Dietzia lutea:
CCGGCCGCCTCGTGGCGCTGGAGCAGGACCTGGAGAACACCCGCCAGCTCCACGGCCAGGCGGTCCAGGCCGCCGAGCAGGCCAAGCAGGCGGTCAAGGAGTCCGAGCAGCGGCTGCGTGAAACGCTCGCGCAGGAGGACCAGCTGCTGCTGCAGGCCACTCAGGCCGAGATGCAGCACCGCTCCACCGAGTCCATGGCCTCGTTGCAAGGCGCCGGCGGCGGCAACTCCCCGACATTCGACGAGATCCGCGCCAAGATCGAGGGCCGCTACACCACCGCGCTCGGCAAGCAGGAGCTCGCCGAGGCCACCGGTGCCCCGTCCACCGCCCAGCTCGACGCCGCCGCCTTCACCCGGGAGTCAGAGGGCAAGTCGAAGCTCGAGCAGATCCGCGCGTCGATGGGCCTGGCGTCCGGGTCCGATGCGGGCGCCGATCGTCAGCTGACGGACGGTGGCGGCCAGGCCGGCGCCTCGGGCGGACAGGCCGGCGCCTCGGGCGAGCAGCCCGGCCAGGGCGATCCGGCCGATCCGGCCGGCGCGCCCGAGCAGGCGGACCCCGAGGCCCCGCGCAACCCCGACGAGGCCACCGATCAGCCGGGCCCCGAAGACCTCTCGGGGCCGACGTTGCCCCGCGACACCAGGGAGTAACGTCCCCCGCGGACCGGATCCGCGA
Protein-coding regions in this window:
- a CDS encoding PspA/IM30 family protein translates to MPNPFAKGWNYLKASLDKSVDDNADPKVLVHQAMNNARQQHESVSDQAAAVIGNAKQLEIAMGTKARQLDEVQGQIRQTLQVAEQARAEGDTARAQQFDDQAEQLAGRLVALEQDLENTRQLHGQAVQAAEQAKQAVKESEQRLRETLAQEDQLLLQATQAEMQHRSTESMASLQGAGGGNSPTFDEIRAKIEGRYTTALGKQELAEATGAPSTAQLDAAAFTRESEGKSKLEQIRASMGLASGSDAGADRQLTDGGGQAGASGGQAGASGEQPGQGDPADPAGAPEQADPEAPRNPDEATDQPGPEDLSGPTLPRDTRE